AAGGAGATGCTCTAAATATAATCAACACGCTAAAGTACAAACACCTCCCCTTCCCATGGCGCATCCAGTATATTATCAGCAGAATCAGAGATAGTGTGCATAATTTCAACTCCATTGAATTCAGATTTATCAAAAAGGAGGCCAACAATGTGGCTCACTCCTTAGCAGCTCATGATGTATCCACCCACGCGTCAGATGTGTGGTTATCTACGCCTCCTTCTTGTACTGCTCCTCTCATTGAGAGTGAAGCTTCTTCTGTTCTgtaggtttcttttctttttttgtttttcctttgtgtaaccaaaaaaaaaaattagaaaaaattagaaaaaaaaaaacctggaGGATGTAGACGTTGAGTCGAATGTTCGTAGTTAGGTTCAAAAACAATTAGAGACCAACAAATTGACTTGTTCACAACACAAACAAAGAAAGATTCCAACTTTTTTCAATTGTCGAAGTCACATGCAACTTCTTGGAGGACTCCTTATCTAGTTGGTCCCAAGATTCCATCCACTGAAATTCCGCAGAAGTATATTCAATTTTTCTTGATGGATTTATAGAGATTCTACGTAGTAGTACGTactactgcaaaaataaaaaatggtctAAGCATACAATTTTTTTTGAAGAGAAAGGTTGAGATTATATTAAAACAGGAAAAAGAGTACAGGGGAGGAGCGCCTAAGCGAGACAAAAGGTGGCGGCAAACGCCAGCACCAAAAGCACAAACAGACTAAAAGAGTGGCAAAAGCCAACTCCTAACTAAGCAACCACAATGAAAGATCCTGCAACAAAACAAACTAATGCTAAAACACTATCAAATCACTTTAGCTTCCTAGCTGCGGATCGTTGTCCTTTTCCCAAATTCTCATTCGGAATTTCGCCATTCCATTTGAGCCTTGAGAGCTCTTTttcagttttcttatttttgtcttCATAAGCCAAAAAGTGAGCGTATTTGTCAGATTCCACTTCATAGAATTCTTCATTGTCTTCGTCACACTCTTCAATAGAACTCTATCTTGATCATGAAAAGAATGCTGATTTTCACTGTCCAACACTTTGAAAGTGTTGGACACTTTGATACAAGGGTCACTGCCCTTAGCCTTGATTATTCCTTTCTTATCCATTACAGCATTCTTAACAGGAGAATTTCTGTCTGAAGCAGCCTTCCAATTCCCATATTCACTTGTTGATACTGTATTCGTTACAATAGCTCCATGATAGCCAGTACTTGTCGTCTTGATTGGGCTTTTTGTTGGAGCTTCTTGATTCTTTACTGGGTTGCAAACCTTATTTGCAGTAATGCTTGAGCTCACTGCCTCTGTT
This window of the Papaver somniferum cultivar HN1 unplaced genomic scaffold, ASM357369v1 unplaced-scaffold_65, whole genome shotgun sequence genome carries:
- the LOC113343723 gene encoding uncharacterized protein LOC113343723, with amino-acid sequence MFLESQQNFWEPPTVNTIKINFDGAAGVKGYACSAVAGDNKAKFQGYQSRDLNFTTAVEAEAFGALLGIELDIRHGWRNVVLEGDALNIINTLKYKHLPFPWRIQYIISRIRDSVHNFNSIEFRFIKKEANNVAHSLAAHDVSTHASDVWLSTPPSCTAPLIESEASSVL